In Phocoena phocoena chromosome 19, mPhoPho1.1, whole genome shotgun sequence, a genomic segment contains:
- the HAP1 gene encoding LOW QUALITY PROTEIN: huntingtin-associated protein 1 (The sequence of the model RefSeq protein was modified relative to this genomic sequence to represent the inferred CDS: inserted 1 base in 1 codon; deleted 1 base in 1 codon) yields MRPKELGQGSAGDWPGPGDPAAVTPAPPPAANPAPELFAEPESAPVQVPAAGQAAGTGSATVSGPSAGARPASKAGSEAGVQRASVFSAVQGNAQSVPDNSDAPWTRFIFQGPFGPRAAGLGTGKAAGIWKTPAAYIGRRPGVSGPERASFIRELEEALCPDLHPSVKKITQEDVKVMLSLLEELLPSVWESQKPGTYSPWMGVPLQREWDLNTAAHIGQSLVEQNSVLTENSKLEAMLGSAREEILRLRHQVSLRDELLQLYSDSDDEEEEDEEDEEEERGHGHPYEASDPTPLTESASHHCPQLEALQERLRLLEEGNEQLREQVSQLDDLEEEGQRFILDCVEQFSEASQQMAELSEVLALRMQNYEQQQREAAQLRAQVMKLQQCCQAYGAEAEKLHQQLASEKEIQMQLQDEEALPDFQETLAEELRTSIRRIISDPVFFMERNYEVTPEETSDLGYELHYSEDGERERGLEAEEGLMSAEDFMPAEELVPEEELGATEEALPADEGVMEEAELASEEAEAWEEVEPKLDEATRMNVVTSALDASGLGPSHLDMKYVLQQLANWQDAHYRXELRQKTLQKGECSRGGLPPASRTSCRSSSRCKQGQQPKQTWGGGVEEQQLGEPTQDFRRLEEERANHPPRAWEEEGPPGATQAIGTKASASKGHSRTSPLETGPPICHQPTRCPDEPGPELEGPSLDPLVGQAEGIPALVLQLVQKLWLLGLDHLVAPGA; encoded by the exons ATGCGCCCGAAAGAGTTGGGGCAGGGTTCAGCCGGCGACTGGCCGGGACCCGGCGATCCGGCAGCAGTCACCCCAGCTCCTCCGCCCGCAGCCAATCCTGCTCCAGAGCTCTTCGCCGAGCCTGAATCCGCCCCTGTGCAGGTACCGGCGGCAGGACAGGCAGCAGGAACCGGATCCGCAACCGTCTCGGGACCCTCAGCGGGAGCTCGCCCGGCCTCCAAGGCTGGATCGGAGGCAGGAGTCCAGCGCGCGTCCGTATTCTCGGCAGTCCAGGGGAATGCTCAGTCCGTGCCCGACAACTCGGACGCGCCGTGGACTCGCTTCATATTCCAAGGTCCATTTGGCCCCCGGGCCGCTGGCTTGGGGACTGGAAAGGCAGCGGGTATCTGGAAGACGCCGGCTGCCTACATCGGCCGGCGGCCTGGGGTGTCGGGCCCCGAGCGCGCCTCCTTTATTCGGGAGCTGGAGGAAG CGCTGTGTCCTGACCTACACCCATCAGTCAAGAAAATCACCCAAGAAGATGTCAAAGTGATGTTAAGTTTGCTAGAGGAG CTCCTCCCGTCTGTCTGGGAG TCCCAGAAACCAGGAACATATTCCCCATGGATGGGGGTCCCTCTGCAGAGAGAGTGGGACCTGAACACGGCAGCTCACATTGGCCAGTCCCTGGTGGAACAGAACAGTGTTCTGACGGAGAACAGCAAGCTGGAAGCCATGCTGGGCTCGGCCAGGGAGGAG ATTTTACGTCTCAGACACCAGGTGAGCCTGCGGgatgaactccttcagctttACTCAGACTCTGatgatgaagaggaggaggacgaggaggatgAAGAAGAAGAGCGGGGGCATGGTCATCCCTACGAAGCCTCAGATCC GACTCCGCTGACAGAGTCAGCGTCACACCACTGCCCGCAGCTGGAGGCCCTGCAGGAGCGGCTGCGGCTGCTGGAGGAGGGGAACGAGCAGCTGCGAGAGCAg GTCTCTCAACTCGATGACCTTGAGGAGGAGGGACAGAGGTTCATCCTGGATTGTGTGGAGCAGTTTT CGGAGGCCAGCCAGCAGATGGCCGAGCTGTCGGAGGTGCTGGCACTCAGGATGCAGAACTATGAACAGCAGCAGAGGGAGGCTGCCCAGCTGCGGGCCCAGGTCATGAAGCTGCAGCAGTGCTGCCAGGCG TATGGGGCTGAGGCTGAGAAGTTGCATCAGCAGCTGGCTTCGGAGAAAGAAATCCAGATGCAGCTCCAGGATGAG GAGGCACTTCCTGATTTCCAGGAGACCCTGGCTGAGGAGCTCAGAACGTCTATAAGGAGGATTATCTCAGACCCTGTGTTTTTTATGGAAAG GAATTATGAAGTGACTCCAGAGGAGACCTCAGATCTGGG CTATGAGCTGCACTACAGTGAAGATGGAGAGCGGGAGCGGGGGCTCGAGGCAGAGGAGGGGCTGATGTCGGCTGAGGATTTCATGCCTGCGGAGGAGTTGGTGCCTGAGGAGGAGCTGGGGGCCACAGAAGAGGCCCTGCCAGCTGACGAGGGGGTGAtggaagaggcagagctggcGTCTGAGGAGGCTGAGGCCTGGGAAGAGGTGGAGCCCAAGCTGGATGAGGCAACGCGGATGAATGTGGTCACGTCAGCCCTGGATGCCAGCGGCTTGGGCCCCTCGCACCTGGACATGAAGTATGTCCTCCAGCAACTGGCCAACTGGCAGGACGCCCATTACA CAGAGCTGAGGCAGAAGACGCTCCAGAAAGGTGAGTGCTCCCGTGGGGGCCTCCCTCCGGCCAGCCGGACAAGCTGCAGATCGTCAAGCCGATGCAAG CAGGGGCAGCAGCCAAAACAAACGTGGGGGGGCGGGGTCGAGGAGCAGCAGCTGGGGGAGCCAACCCAGGACTTTCGGAGGCTGGAGGAGGAAAGGGCCAATCACcctcccagggcctgggaggAAGAGGGGCCTCCTGGGGCCACCCAGGCCATTGGGACGAAAGCCTCTGCCAGCAAGGGCCACAGTCGGACCAGTCCCCTGG AAACCGGACCCCCGATCTGTCACCAGCCCACCCGCTGTCCTGATGAACCTGGGCCGGAACTTGAGGGCCCAAGCCTTGACCCTCTTGTGGGACAGGCTGAAGGAATCCCGGCCCTCGTTCTGCAGCTGGTGCAAAagctgtggctgctgggcctggatCACTTGGTGGCCCCAGGGGCGTAA
- the GAST gene encoding gastrin, whose protein sequence is MQRLCAYVLILVLALATFSEATWKPRSHLQDAPLGPGANRDQEPRGLDRLGPASHHRRQLGLQDPSHLVADLSKKQGPWVEEEEEAYGWMDFGRRSAEEGDLGP, encoded by the exons ATGCAGCGACTGTGTGCGTATGTGCTGATCTTGGTGCTGGCTCTGGCCACCTTCTCTGAAGCTACCTGGAAGCCCCGCTCCCACCTGCAAGATGCACCCTTGGGTCCAGGGGCCAATAGGGACCAGGAGCCACGTGGGCTGGACCGGCTGGGCCCAGCCTCTCACCACCGAAGGCAGCTGGGGCTCCAGGATCCCTCACACTTGGTAGCAG ACCTGTCCAAGAAGCAGGGACCATGggtggaagaagaagaagaagcataTGGCTGGATGGACTTCGGCCGCCGCAGTGCCGAGGAAGGGGACCTAGGTCCCTAG
- the EIF1 gene encoding eukaryotic translation initiation factor 1, which produces MSAIQNLHSFDPFADASKGDDLLPAGTEDYIHIRIQQRNGRKTLTTVQGIADDYDKKKLVKAFKKKFACNGTVIEHPEYGEVIQLQGDQRKNICQFLVEIGLAKDDQLKVHGF; this is translated from the exons ATGTCCGCTATCCAGAACCTCCACTCTTTCG ACCCCTTTGCTGATGCAAGTAAGGGTGATGATCTGCTTCCTGCTGGCACTGAGGATTATATCCATATAAGAATTCAACAGAGAAACGGCAGGAAGACCCTTACTACTGTCCAAGGGATCGCTGATGATTACGATAAAAAGAAACTAGTGAAGGCGTTTAAGAAG AAATTTGCCTGCAATGGAACTGTGATTGAGCATCCAGAATATGGAGAAGTAATCCAGCTACAGGGTGACCAGCGCAAGAACATATGCCAGTTCCTCGTAGAG ATTGGACTGGCTAAGGACGACCAGCTGAAGGTTCATGGGTTCTAA